The Planococcus halocryophilus nucleotide sequence TCTCTGCGACCTATATCCGCCATTTGCTGTAATTCTTCATCCGTAAGTAACATAATGCCACTTCCCTGAGAAATGCGATGGATATAAATATTATACTTTTCACAGGCTTCGATCAATGCTTCAAATGAGGCTGGCCCTTCTACGCTTGGAAGTTCTATTCTATATTGAGCTCCATCCGGAAAGGTTTTTGTGGAGGTGGGCAAATCCTGCGTTCCACCGGTAGAATAACCTAGCTTTTCAATAAAATTACGTGTATTCTGCATTGAATTCTCTCCTTCATTTTATAAGAATCTCTTACATCTCACCTGCGCATTTCAATACCTATTAAAAACTTGTATACCCTTATCATTTGTAGTGATGATTTCTTCCGTAAATGGAAATTGTATATCCGTTTTATAATTAAAGAGAGCTTCTTCAGCAACAGCTTCTGGAACAACACCATTTGCCGCATCTGTATGCCCGACCATTCTATTGCTTGCAGCGACTAACCTTTGACGCTTGTTAATCTCTTTTAGCCTCTCTAAAGCTAGCTCCGATCTATTCTTTCTTGTTTTTTCAAATTCGAACTCCAATTTCCCTGCCTGCAATGCTTTTTCATCAACAAATTCGATTTTGCCTTCCCGTAAACTCAAATATAACAAGTCTCCAGTTTGAAGATACAGTATTCCTCCCCCATTTTTGGCTTCGGGTGTCATATGACCAATTGCTGCTCCATATGTAACTCCCGAGTATCGCCCATCGCTGATCAAAGTTGCAAGGCGCTTCAATTTACGATTTGCGTTGATATGCTGCATCGACGTAAACATTTCTGGCATCCCAAACGCTTCAGGTCCTTGTCCGGAAATAATCACAGCAATTTTTAAAACTGCTTCAGCAACCATCTTATCGAAAAGAGTATCGTAATCATCTTTATTCCATTCTTCGTAATCTTTTTCTGAATTTGCTCTTAAAAGTGCCAGTAAATTCTCATGGCTAAAGCTTCTATTTTCTTTGAGTTTCGTGATTAGATTGGCATCCAGCAAACTACGATTTGCCAAGTCTTCATTTTCAAAATAAAGGACTAATGCTACTTTCTTATCAAACTGCTCTAATTGAGGAGTAGGCATTCCACTAATTTTCACAACTGCACTTTCAAAGAAGTTACCTGTCAGTACGTCCACTCCACTGTATGGTCTTCTTGGTTTCGACAAAATCACTGGATTTTCTTTTATGTTGTCGGCCGGAAGACTTTCTGTTTTAACCAATCTAGATCTCCAAGTCCCCCCCGTAACAGTTGGAGAATCCACATCCATTGGCACTCCGTTTTCCATAAGTTCATAGAATAAACTTTCCATTCCTCGACTATCGCTATCACAACATTGCATTGCAAGTGAAAAAATATCTCGACCTTCAGTCAAGCTATAGTTGAATAAATCAGGAATAGGATGAGAGTGATGTATTTCATCTAAATCCCAAAGACTAAATTTATATCCTCCATATAGCATTCCTGCAACAATATGCATCATTAAATTCGTGGAACCACCCGAAGCACTGTGGATTCGGATGGCATTTCTAATATTCGTCGCCATAATATTAGCAGCTCCATATACCGGATCATTAATCATTGTCGCAAGACTATCTAGTGCTTTATTAACTTGAGATTGGTTTGGTGATTGCGTCAAAAGCTCTAGCTCTGGATGGACAAGACCCATCCCTGCTACTAGATGACGAGAGCTATTACCCGTCCCGTTAAAAGCACAAACGCCTCCGCTTCCATCACAAGTTGCAACCGCCAATCGTTTTTCATAATCTTTATGTGCCATTTTCGTGATGATGCCTCTGTCTGTTGCTCGTTCTAGTACTCCCTGAAAAGCAGTATTTGATGAACATTGCAAAATGTATGCCATCGCATCTCTTAAATCATCCGCAATATCTATAGCACCTTGAGATTCAGCACTCTTTGCTACTTCTTCCAACTCCGAAAAAAGTGTTGTTGGAATTGTCCCACCTTGTAAAACGTGCGCAGGCGCGAAAGTTGCAAAAAAAGGAGCCTCCCCGCGATATTGACGAATCCGATCCAAATGGACCAATGCACTAACAACACCAAGCGGCTGCTTATCACAACCTTGAATTACAAAGGCACCATGGTAGCTATGAGCTTCCATTTGATTTACGACCATTTGAGCAACTGCATTCCGACTTTGAAGAGAATAACTCATCCCTTGATTGCTTTGCGCCGTGCCATCACACATTACTGGTGTAGAAAAATAAAATGGTACGCCGCCATTTTGCCAAATGCGAATAGCTGCATGTGATGATGTTTTAAAATCCATTATATGTG carries:
- a CDS encoding dihydroxy-acid dehydratase, with the protein product MGIYPNISNNVNPYRDNVQGKANEPITVAGLLDRSKQTLGSEYDGPPPDWTLEEIYNRLEENAPRIAIIGGSSDHPAHIMDFKTSSHAAIRIWQNGGVPFYFSTPVMCDGTAQSNQGMSYSLQSRNAVAQMVVNQMEAHSYHGAFVIQGCDKQPLGVVSALVHLDRIRQYRGEAPFFATFAPAHVLQGGTIPTTLFSELEEVAKSAESQGAIDIADDLRDAMAYILQCSSNTAFQGVLERATDRGIITKMAHKDYEKRLAVATCDGSGGVCAFNGTGNSSRHLVAGMGLVHPELELLTQSPNQSQVNKALDSLATMINDPVYGAANIMATNIRNAIRIHSASGGSTNLMMHIVAGMLYGGYKFSLWDLDEIHHSHPIPDLFNYSLTEGRDIFSLAMQCCDSDSRGMESLFYELMENGVPMDVDSPTVTGGTWRSRLVKTESLPADNIKENPVILSKPRRPYSGVDVLTGNFFESAVVKISGMPTPQLEQFDKKVALVLYFENEDLANRSLLDANLITKLKENRSFSHENLLALLRANSEKDYEEWNKDDYDTLFDKMVAEAVLKIAVIISGQGPEAFGMPEMFTSMQHINANRKLKRLATLISDGRYSGVTYGAAIGHMTPEAKNGGGILYLQTGDLLYLSLREGKIEFVDEKALQAGKLEFEFEKTRKNRSELALERLKEINKRQRLVAASNRMVGHTDAANGVVPEAVAEEALFNYKTDIQFPFTEEIITTNDKGIQVFNRY